From the Octadecabacter antarcticus 307 genome, one window contains:
- the ptsP gene encoding phosphoenolpyruvate--protein phosphotransferase — protein MPQGFETESRKLLVRLRDVMASGEAGQARLDEIVRLIANSMRAEVCSIYLFRDADTLELCATEGLQQEAVHQTRMRLGEGLVGRVAKTRRVVNTAAAPAARGFRYMPETGEERYSSFCGIPVQRLGETMGVLVVQSRVPREFTADEVYALEVVAMVLAEMNELGVFVGEGAALRARHQEPVMFKGLVGQEGAAGGNVYLHEPRVVVTNVVADDPDAELARLREAVDTLRVSVDEMLTQTKTVNKDQKQVLEAYRMFANSRGWMKRMEADIAQGLSAEAAVEKEQSLARTRMQSADSYLRDRLHDLDDLSNRLLRILTGQGSNTGAEVPANPVLVARNIGPGELLEYGKKLKGIVLEEGSVGSHAAIVARAWAIPLVIQATGITAEALNGDPILVDGEQGIAHLRPDDTVQAAFRDKMAMQTEAQARYAGIRELPAQSKCGTVTALHMNAGLMADLPSLEGSGAEGVGLFRTELQFLIRSQMPRRGELSALYAQVMDAAKGKRVAFRTLDIGSDKVLPYMKPNDEPNPAMGWRAIRVGLEKPGVLRMQLQALIRAANGRPLTVMFPFVAQLEEFRSARAEFEKAMARERILGHPLPTDVKIGAMLETPSLAFAPDIFFREVDFISIGGNDLKQFFFAADRENERVRRRYDTLNVSVLSFLEQLIARCHAHHTPVSFCGEDAGRPVEAVAFAAMGLRNLSMRPASIGPVKHMLRRLNLDDARGVIHEARERGDQSVRGAINDFLRQQA, from the coding sequence ATGCCACAAGGTTTTGAGACAGAAAGCCGTAAATTGTTGGTCCGTCTGCGTGACGTTATGGCCAGTGGTGAAGCAGGGCAGGCGCGATTGGATGAAATCGTGCGACTTATCGCGAATTCAATGCGCGCAGAGGTTTGTTCGATATACCTTTTTCGCGATGCTGACACGCTTGAACTCTGCGCCACAGAAGGTTTGCAGCAAGAGGCTGTGCACCAAACGCGGATGCGACTGGGTGAAGGTTTGGTTGGCCGTGTGGCCAAAACGCGCCGCGTTGTGAACACCGCAGCCGCACCCGCAGCACGCGGATTCCGATATATGCCTGAAACGGGCGAGGAACGATATTCCAGTTTCTGCGGTATTCCCGTGCAGCGCCTTGGCGAAACGATGGGGGTTTTGGTCGTCCAAAGCCGGGTCCCGCGCGAATTCACCGCAGATGAGGTTTACGCCCTCGAAGTCGTCGCCATGGTATTAGCCGAAATGAATGAACTGGGCGTGTTTGTCGGTGAAGGCGCTGCGCTGCGGGCACGCCACCAAGAACCCGTTATGTTCAAAGGATTGGTTGGCCAAGAAGGTGCTGCAGGCGGCAATGTGTATCTGCATGAACCGCGCGTCGTCGTCACCAACGTGGTCGCGGACGATCCCGATGCTGAACTGGCACGACTGCGCGAGGCCGTGGACACGTTGCGCGTTTCGGTCGATGAGATGTTGACGCAAACGAAGACTGTCAACAAAGACCAAAAACAGGTGCTTGAAGCCTATCGGATGTTCGCCAATTCACGCGGTTGGATGAAACGGATGGAGGCGGATATCGCCCAAGGCCTGTCCGCAGAGGCCGCTGTCGAAAAGGAACAATCACTTGCGCGCACGCGGATGCAATCTGCCGACAGCTATCTGCGTGACCGCCTGCACGATCTTGATGATTTGTCGAACCGTCTGCTGCGGATATTGACAGGGCAGGGGAGCAATACCGGTGCGGAAGTGCCCGCAAACCCTGTGCTGGTGGCGCGCAATATCGGGCCAGGTGAATTATTGGAATATGGCAAGAAGCTCAAAGGTATCGTGCTGGAAGAAGGGTCTGTTGGGAGCCACGCGGCGATCGTTGCACGGGCGTGGGCGATCCCGCTGGTGATCCAAGCGACAGGTATCACTGCTGAGGCGTTGAACGGTGATCCGATCTTGGTGGACGGCGAACAGGGAATTGCACATTTGCGCCCCGACGACACGGTGCAGGCTGCGTTTCGTGACAAAATGGCCATGCAAACCGAAGCACAGGCGCGGTATGCGGGCATTCGCGAACTGCCCGCGCAGTCAAAATGTGGAACCGTCACGGCCCTGCACATGAACGCAGGTTTGATGGCCGATTTGCCATCATTGGAAGGCTCCGGCGCGGAAGGTGTGGGGCTGTTTCGCACCGAACTACAATTTTTGATCCGCAGCCAAATGCCAAGACGGGGCGAATTATCTGCGCTTTACGCACAAGTGATGGACGCCGCGAAGGGTAAACGGGTGGCGTTTCGCACGCTTGATATCGGGTCTGACAAAGTGCTGCCCTATATGAAACCCAACGATGAACCTAATCCCGCGATGGGGTGGCGGGCGATCCGCGTGGGCCTTGAAAAGCCCGGCGTGTTGCGGATGCAATTGCAGGCGCTGATACGTGCTGCAAACGGGCGGCCCCTGACGGTGATGTTCCCGTTTGTTGCCCAGCTTGAAGAATTCCGATCTGCCCGCGCAGAATTCGAAAAGGCGATGGCGCGGGAACGCATTCTGGGCCACCCGCTGCCGACGGACGTAAAGATTGGTGCGATGCTTGAAACGCCAAGCCTCGCGTTTGCACCGGACATCTTTTTTCGGGAGGTCGATTTCATCTCAATCGGTGGCAACGACCTGAAGCAGTTCTTCTTTGCGGCCGATCGCGAAAACGAACGGGTGCGGCGGCGCTATGACACGCTAAACGTAAGCGTTCTCAGCTTTTTGGAACAGTTGATCGCGCGGTGCCATGCCCACCACACTCCGGTCAGTTTTTGTGGCGAAGA
- a CDS encoding GNAT family N-acetyltransferase — protein MIIRALEPDDRSAWDALYDAYAQFYKVQQTSEMRATVWGWLTDPSHEVNGLVVENNSSLIGFAHYRPFARPLAAASGLFLDDLFVARAARGSGAADALIDAIKVRAAEQGHSVVRWITAADNARARGLYDKVAQATQWVTYDLKV, from the coding sequence GTGATTATTCGCGCGCTAGAACCGGATGATCGTTCCGCATGGGACGCGTTGTATGACGCGTATGCACAGTTTTACAAGGTTCAGCAGACGTCCGAAATGCGGGCGACGGTTTGGGGTTGGTTGACTGATCCCTCCCACGAAGTGAACGGATTAGTCGTCGAAAACAACAGTTCTCTGATCGGTTTTGCACATTACCGACCGTTTGCGCGACCCTTGGCGGCTGCGTCGGGGTTGTTTCTGGATGATCTGTTTGTTGCGCGAGCGGCCCGCGGATCGGGTGCCGCTGATGCCTTGATTGATGCAATAAAAGTCCGCGCGGCAGAGCAGGGTCATAGCGTCGTACGATGGATCACGGCGGCGGACAATGCACGGGCGCGTGGACTTTATGACAAAGTTGCGCAGGCGACTCAGTGGGTGACATACGACCTTAAGGTGTGA
- a CDS encoding aspartate kinase, whose translation MPVLVMKFGGTSVATIDRIKRAAKRVGVEVAKGYDVIVIVSAMSGETNKLVGYVNETSPLHDAREYDAIVSSGENVTAGLMALRLQEMDVPARSWQGWQVPVMTTSAHSSARIEEIPTDNIMAKFGEGMKVAIVAGFQGVSPEGRITTLGRGGSDTTAVAFAAAFEAVRCDIYTDVDGVYTTDPRVTSKARKLDKIAYEEMLELASLGAKVLQTRSVELAMRYKVRLRVLSSFEEQSDDAGTLVCAEEEIMESNVVAGVAFSRDEAKMTLISVADRPGIAAAIFVPLSEAGVNVDMIVQNISEEGRTDMTFSCPTDQVKRAQIAMEDAKASGEINFHDLVADTDVAKVSIVGIGMRSHAGVAAKMFSVLRDEGVNIKVITTSEIKVSVLIDRKYMELAVQALHDAFELDKVA comes from the coding sequence ATGCCAGTTCTGGTGATGAAATTCGGCGGCACGAGCGTTGCCACGATCGACCGTATCAAACGCGCGGCTAAGCGCGTGGGCGTGGAAGTCGCCAAAGGCTACGACGTGATCGTGATCGTGTCGGCGATGTCGGGTGAGACCAATAAGCTGGTTGGTTATGTGAACGAAACGTCGCCTTTGCATGATGCGCGGGAATACGATGCGATTGTTAGTTCCGGCGAAAATGTGACGGCGGGTTTGATGGCGCTGAGGTTGCAGGAAATGGACGTGCCCGCGCGCAGTTGGCAGGGCTGGCAAGTGCCAGTAATGACGACATCGGCACATAGTTCTGCCCGCATCGAAGAAATCCCGACCGACAATATTATGGCAAAGTTCGGTGAAGGTATGAAAGTCGCGATTGTCGCGGGGTTCCAAGGCGTGAGCCCCGAGGGCCGCATCACCACGCTGGGGCGCGGCGGGTCGGATACGACTGCGGTGGCGTTTGCGGCGGCGTTCGAGGCTGTGCGTTGCGACATCTATACCGACGTCGATGGCGTCTACACGACGGACCCAAGGGTGACGTCCAAGGCGCGAAAGCTCGACAAAATCGCCTATGAAGAAATGCTTGAACTGGCGTCGCTCGGTGCCAAGGTTTTGCAGACGCGATCTGTGGAATTGGCAATGCGATATAAAGTGCGCCTGCGTGTGCTATCATCATTTGAAGAACAATCTGACGATGCAGGAACGCTCGTCTGTGCGGAGGAAGAAATTATGGAATCCAATGTGGTAGCCGGTGTTGCGTTCAGCCGTGACGAGGCAAAAATGACGCTGATTTCGGTGGCTGACCGCCCTGGAATTGCCGCCGCGATCTTTGTGCCACTGTCTGAGGCGGGCGTGAACGTTGATATGATCGTGCAGAACATATCCGAAGAAGGCCGCACAGATATGACGTTTTCGTGCCCGACCGATCAGGTGAAACGCGCACAAATAGCGATGGAAGATGCCAAGGCATCCGGTGAGATTAATTTCCATGATCTGGTGGCTGACACCGACGTTGCCAAAGTGTCCATTGTGGGCATCGGGATGCGGAGCCACGCGGGTGTGGCGGCAAAAATGTTTTCTGTTTTGCGCGACGAAGGTGTGAACATCAAGGTCATCACCACGTCCGAGATCAAAGTGTCTGTACTCATTGATCGCAAGTACATGGAACTGGCGGTGCAAGCGCTGCACGATGCGTTCGAGCTGGATAAAGTGGCGTGA
- a CDS encoding FAD-binding oxidoreductase yields the protein MALNSVDDVFVGKLRDVLPAVAFLADPTGFLVEPRGRWSGQGVVVSPASVDEVATLMAACFEHHIAVVPYSGGTGLVGGQTVADGPVPVILSLARMNKVRAVYPDENVIEVDAGIILADVQTAAANVGRLFPLSLASEGSARIGGLLATNAGGLNVIRYGNARAQCLGLEVVMADGTIWNGMSRLRKDNTGYDLRDLMIGSEGTLGVMTGASLRMMPRPANEATAMFVVQSPAAAVSLLSLAGERLGETVTAFELIHRQGFDFLNETGLEYKAPFKEAPEWSVLMKIGLPTGQSAQGALEDLFEGAAGLILDGVIAQSGSQARDLWNIREMIPEGNRRIGSVSSHDISVPISCVPEFIAKAPAILAEIGDFRINCFGHLGDGNLHYNVFPTQGRNRADHQDQRDAIKTAVHDLAHSFDGSVSAEHGIGRLKVSDLETYADPAKLAMMRAIKDALDPRGIMNPGAVLRA from the coding sequence GAATTCCGTGGATGATGTATTCGTAGGAAAGTTGCGGGATGTGCTGCCTGCGGTGGCGTTTTTGGCTGACCCCACGGGATTTTTGGTTGAACCGCGCGGACGCTGGTCTGGACAAGGCGTAGTGGTGTCACCTGCGTCTGTTGACGAGGTCGCGACGTTGATGGCTGCCTGTTTTGAGCACCACATAGCTGTCGTGCCCTATTCCGGTGGCACGGGATTGGTGGGTGGGCAAACCGTAGCGGACGGGCCCGTCCCTGTGATTTTGTCGTTGGCGCGCATGAACAAGGTTCGGGCAGTTTACCCGGATGAAAATGTGATTGAAGTTGATGCTGGTATAATCTTGGCAGATGTTCAAACAGCGGCTGCGAATGTGGGGCGGTTGTTTCCCCTTTCGCTGGCGTCTGAAGGGTCGGCGCGGATCGGTGGGCTGTTGGCGACCAACGCGGGGGGCCTAAATGTAATTCGCTACGGCAATGCACGTGCGCAGTGTTTGGGCCTTGAGGTCGTGATGGCGGATGGGACGATCTGGAACGGAATGAGTCGTTTGCGCAAAGACAACACAGGCTATGATCTGCGCGATCTGATGATCGGATCTGAGGGGACTTTGGGCGTGATGACTGGGGCATCGTTGCGAATGATGCCACGTCCGGCGAACGAAGCAACGGCGATGTTTGTGGTGCAATCCCCCGCTGCCGCCGTGTCGTTGTTGTCTTTGGCAGGTGAGCGGTTAGGTGAGACCGTCACGGCGTTCGAATTGATCCACCGCCAAGGGTTCGATTTCCTTAATGAGACGGGGTTGGAGTATAAAGCGCCTTTCAAAGAGGCACCTGAATGGTCGGTCCTGATGAAGATTGGCTTGCCGACTGGCCAGTCGGCGCAGGGTGCGTTGGAGGATCTGTTTGAGGGCGCTGCGGGTCTGATTTTGGACGGGGTCATTGCGCAGTCGGGCAGCCAAGCGCGGGACCTTTGGAATATTCGGGAGATGATCCCCGAGGGCAACAGGCGCATCGGGTCGGTTTCGTCGCATGATATTTCGGTACCGATCTCCTGTGTTCCCGAATTCATCGCGAAGGCCCCTGCGATCCTTGCTGAAATTGGTGATTTCCGGATCAATTGTTTTGGCCATTTGGGGGACGGAAACTTGCATTACAATGTCTTTCCAACGCAGGGGCGCAACCGTGCGGACCACCAAGACCAGCGTGATGCGATCAAGACAGCCGTGCATGATCTGGCACATTCATTCGACGGATCGGTGAGCGCGGAACATGGCATCGGGCGGCTAAAGGTCAGTGATCTTGAGACCTACGCTGACCCTGCGAAACTGGCGATGATGCGCGCAATCAAAGACGCGCTGGACCCGCGCGGCATCATGAACCCTGGGGCCGTGTTGCGCGCCTGA